A genomic stretch from Candidatus Schekmanbacteria bacterium includes:
- the atpH gene encoding ATP synthase F1 subunit delta, which produces MIKTATARKFARSLIEVIEKEADLETIYSELVALSDLLLGSSEALNFFSNPGVPAERKEFAMTEITGKMGCSAVTKSFMFVLLKKRCIGLLKEITVQFLLSIDDVKNRVRGSVTVAEPLDSGEYALLQKKLSEITRKEVVVSVDVDPSIIGGVITKIGSLVIDGSIKNQIKLVQEKLLN; this is translated from the coding sequence TTGATAAAGACCGCCACAGCAAGGAAATTTGCAAGAAGCTTAATCGAAGTTATCGAGAAAGAGGCTGACCTTGAAACGATTTACAGTGAGCTTGTTGCTCTTTCTGATCTGTTGCTCGGTTCTTCGGAGGCATTGAATTTCTTTTCAAATCCGGGTGTTCCGGCTGAAAGAAAAGAATTTGCAATGACAGAGATAACAGGAAAGATGGGATGCTCTGCTGTGACTAAGAGCTTTATGTTTGTACTCTTAAAGAAGAGATGCATAGGGCTTCTCAAAGAAATAACTGTGCAGTTTCTGTTGTCCATTGATGACGTGAAAAACCGGGTGAGGGGAAGCGTAACTGTGGCAGAGCCGCTTGACAGCGGGGAATATGCGCTCCTTCAGAAAAAACTTTCAGAAATAACACGCAAGGAAGTCGTTGTAAGCGTTGATGTTGACCCTTCGATCATAGGAGGTGTCATAACAAAGATCGGCAGCCTTGTAATAGACGGCAGCATAAAGAACCAGATAAAGCTTGTTCAGGAAAAATTATTAAACTGA
- a CDS encoding F0F1 ATP synthase subunit alpha, translating into MQIRPAEISEIIKKQISGYESSLEVNEVGSVMMVGDGIARIYGLEKVMYGELLEFPHGVFGMALNLEEDNVGAVIFGAGEHIKEGDTVKRTKRIIEVPVGESLIGRVVNALGQPIDGKGPIDSKEFSPLERIAPGVVDRQPVKEPLQTGIKAIDSMIPIGRGQRELIIGDRQTGKTAVALDTIINQKGKNVICIYVATGQKKSTIAQVVKTLEEYGAMEFTIIVVASASEPAPMQYISPYAGCAMGEYFRDKGGHALVIYDDLSKQAAAYRQLSLLLRRPPGREAYPGDVFYLHSRLLERAAKLNNSLGGGSLTALPIIETQAGDVSAYIPTNVISITDGQIYLETDLFYSGIRPAINVGLSVSRVGGSAQTKAMKQVAGRLRLDLAQYREMAAFAQFGSELDKATQAQLAKGGRMVELLKQGQYVPVSVGKQIIVLFSGINAFLDDIPIEECKRFESEMLQFIDGNHPGIIEEIETKKEITKETDEKLRGIIKEFKDSFVQTVRK; encoded by the coding sequence ATGCAAATCAGACCGGCAGAAATAAGCGAAATAATTAAGAAGCAGATTTCCGGCTATGAGAGTTCTCTGGAGGTTAATGAGGTTGGCTCTGTGATGATGGTTGGAGACGGGATTGCCCGCATATATGGCCTTGAAAAGGTCATGTACGGCGAGCTTCTTGAATTCCCTCACGGAGTTTTCGGGATGGCTCTTAACCTTGAAGAAGATAACGTCGGAGCTGTCATATTCGGAGCAGGCGAACATATAAAGGAAGGGGATACCGTAAAGCGAACGAAGAGAATCATAGAAGTGCCGGTCGGAGAGAGTCTCATAGGAAGGGTTGTAAATGCTCTTGGCCAGCCTATTGACGGGAAAGGACCGATAGACTCAAAAGAGTTTAGTCCCCTTGAAAGAATTGCTCCCGGAGTTGTTGACAGGCAGCCGGTTAAAGAACCTCTACAGACAGGTATTAAAGCCATAGACTCCATGATTCCCATAGGAAGAGGGCAGAGGGAACTTATAATAGGTGACAGACAGACGGGAAAGACTGCTGTTGCGCTCGATACAATAATAAACCAGAAGGGCAAGAATGTTATCTGTATTTATGTTGCGACAGGACAGAAGAAATCAACCATAGCTCAGGTTGTTAAGACACTTGAAGAATACGGCGCAATGGAGTTTACAATAATTGTAGTAGCATCAGCTTCCGAGCCTGCGCCGATGCAGTATATATCTCCATATGCAGGCTGTGCTATGGGAGAATATTTCAGGGATAAGGGAGGCCATGCGCTGGTAATATACGATGATCTCTCAAAACAGGCAGCAGCTTACCGTCAGCTCTCTCTCCTCCTCAGAAGACCTCCTGGACGTGAAGCATATCCGGGCGATGTTTTTTATCTCCACTCAAGGCTTCTTGAAAGGGCAGCAAAACTTAATAATTCTCTCGGAGGAGGCTCCCTTACTGCTCTTCCGATCATTGAGACTCAGGCAGGAGACGTTTCCGCTTACATACCGACAAATGTTATTTCCATCACAGACGGGCAGATATACCTCGAGACAGACCTTTTCTATTCAGGTATCAGACCGGCAATCAACGTAGGACTCTCAGTATCCCGAGTCGGTGGAAGTGCGCAGACAAAAGCAATGAAACAGGTTGCCGGAAGGCTGAGGCTGGATCTTGCACAGTATAGAGAAATGGCGGCTTTTGCCCAGTTTGGAAGCGAGCTCGACAAAGCAACTCAGGCGCAGCTCGCAAAAGGAGGAAGAATGGTTGAACTTCTGAAACAGGGACAATATGTTCCGGTTTCAGTTGGAAAACAGATAATAGTTCTTTTCTCAGGTATCAATGCCTTCCTTGATGATATTCCTATTGAAGAGTGCAAGAGATTTGAATCTGAGATGTTGCAATTCATAGATGGTAACCACCCGGGAATTATTGAGGAAATCGAGACGAAAAAAGAGATTACTAAAGAAACAGATGAAAAGCTTCGCGGGATCATCAAGGAATTTAAGGACAGCTTTGTTCAGACTGTTCGTAAATAA
- the atpG gene encoding ATP synthase F1 subunit gamma: MPSLRDIKRRIVSVKKTEQITKAMKMVSAAKFRRAQERIIAARPYGRSIEKVLQSLVMRAGGEDVHPLLRRGEPGTIELIVITGDKGLCGGFNNNVIKAANAFIKENPESNINMTLVGKKCKEFFSKRKLSVRNIYSDFFNTLGYEHAVRIAREVIKNYSEDEIEKVVMIYNEFKSAMTQNVLVKQILPIEPAETGKAEDGIDFIYEPSREKIFDQLLPRSIEVIIYNALLESLAAEQAARMAAMENASQNAGDMISSLTLKYNKARQAAITKELLEIVAGAEALKG, encoded by the coding sequence ATGCCAAGCCTAAGAGATATAAAAAGAAGAATAGTAAGTGTAAAGAAAACTGAACAGATAACAAAAGCCATGAAAATGGTTTCTGCCGCCAAGTTCAGACGCGCACAGGAGCGGATAATAGCAGCACGCCCCTATGGCAGAAGCATTGAAAAGGTTTTGCAGAGCCTTGTGATGAGGGCGGGCGGTGAGGATGTCCATCCGCTTCTTCGCCGCGGTGAGCCCGGTACTATCGAGCTTATTGTGATAACTGGAGACAAAGGGCTTTGCGGCGGTTTTAATAACAATGTTATCAAAGCAGCGAACGCGTTCATTAAAGAGAATCCCGAAAGCAACATAAACATGACTCTTGTGGGCAAAAAATGCAAAGAGTTCTTCTCGAAGAGGAAACTTTCTGTAAGAAATATTTACTCTGATTTTTTTAACACTTTGGGATATGAGCATGCAGTGAGGATTGCCAGAGAGGTTATTAAGAATTATTCGGAAGATGAGATAGAAAAAGTTGTGATGATATATAATGAATTTAAATCTGCTATGACGCAGAATGTTTTGGTGAAACAGATTCTTCCCATTGAACCGGCAGAGACAGGGAAAGCTGAAGACGGGATTGATTTCATATATGAGCCGTCGAGGGAAAAGATATTCGACCAGTTACTTCCCCGGTCAATTGAGGTTATCATCTATAATGCGCTCCTTGAATCTCTTGCTGCCGAACAAGCTGCAAGGATGGCTGCCATGGAAAATGCATCGCAAAACGCGGGCGATATGATATCGAGTCTTACTCTTAAATATAATAAGGCAAGACAGGCTGCCATAACTAAAGAACTCCTTGAGATTGTTGCCGGAGCTGAGGCACTTAAAGGATAA
- the atpD gene encoding F0F1 ATP synthase subunit beta — MTEAKMIGKVVQVIGPVVDVRFEGGHLPEIFNALRVNMPSESGAKPSIIVEVASHLGENVVRTVAMEPTEGLMRGADAEDLGAPISIPVGKETLGRVINVLGEPVDKLGDVKAKKKYPIHREPPAFDEQDTSIKMFETGLKVIDLLEPYSRGGKTGLFGGAGVGKTVLIMELIRNIAMEHGGVSVFSGVGERTREGNDLWLEMKESGVIDKTALIYGQMTEPPGARLRVGLTGLTVAEYFRDEEGQDVLLFIDNIFRFTQAGSEVSALLGRMPSAVGYQPTLATEMGELQERITSTKRGSITSVQAIYVPADDLTDPAPATTFAHLDATTVLSRQIAELGIYPAVDPLDSTSRILDPRIIGEEHYAVARSVQGVLQKYKELQDIIAILGMDELSEEDKLAVSRARKIQKFLSQPFFVAEQFTGMPGRYVKLEDTIRGFKEVVEGKHDEIPEQAFYMVGTIEEALEKAEKMKE; from the coding sequence ATGACAGAAGCTAAAATGATTGGGAAAGTCGTTCAGGTCATTGGACCTGTTGTTGACGTAAGGTTTGAGGGAGGACATCTCCCGGAAATCTTTAACGCTCTCAGGGTCAACATGCCTTCCGAGTCCGGAGCAAAGCCTTCCATTATAGTAGAAGTGGCATCTCATCTCGGAGAAAATGTGGTACGTACGGTTGCCATGGAGCCGACAGAAGGACTTATGAGGGGAGCCGATGCAGAAGACCTTGGTGCTCCTATCAGCATTCCGGTCGGGAAAGAGACGCTTGGAAGAGTTATAAACGTGCTTGGTGAACCTGTTGACAAGCTTGGTGATGTTAAAGCCAAGAAGAAGTACCCTATTCACAGGGAACCCCCTGCATTTGACGAGCAGGATACGTCGATAAAAATGTTCGAGACAGGGCTTAAGGTTATTGACCTTCTTGAACCTTATTCAAGGGGTGGAAAGACAGGACTCTTCGGAGGTGCGGGAGTCGGTAAGACAGTTCTTATCATGGAACTTATAAGAAATATCGCAATGGAACATGGCGGTGTTTCAGTGTTCTCAGGAGTTGGCGAAAGGACGAGGGAAGGAAATGACCTTTGGCTTGAAATGAAAGAATCCGGCGTTATAGACAAAACTGCCTTAATATATGGACAGATGACTGAGCCTCCTGGAGCAAGGCTGAGGGTAGGTCTCACAGGACTCACAGTTGCAGAGTATTTCAGGGATGAGGAAGGACAGGACGTTCTCCTATTTATTGATAATATATTCCGTTTCACTCAGGCAGGCTCAGAAGTTTCTGCACTGTTAGGCAGGATGCCATCAGCGGTTGGTTATCAGCCTACACTTGCTACGGAGATGGGAGAACTGCAGGAAAGAATCACCTCGACCAAAAGAGGATCAATCACATCAGTACAGGCAATATATGTTCCTGCTGATGACCTTACTGACCCGGCACCTGCAACGACTTTTGCCCATCTTGACGCTACAACAGTTCTTTCAAGGCAGATTGCAGAACTCGGAATTTATCCGGCAGTTGATCCGCTTGACTCAACATCAAGGATTCTTGACCCGCGCATTATCGGGGAGGAGCATTACGCAGTTGCAAGAAGCGTCCAGGGAGTTCTCCAGAAATACAAAGAACTTCAGGATATTATAGCAATACTTGGTATGGATGAGCTCTCAGAAGAAGATAAACTTGCAGTATCAAGAGCTAGAAAAATACAAAAGTTTCTGTCACAGCCATTTTTCGTAGCTGAACAGTTTACCGGCATGCCAGGAAGGTATGTGAAGCTTGAAGATACAATCAGAGGTTTTAAGGAAGTTGTTGAAGGAAAGCACGACGAAATACCTGAGCAGGCATTTTATATGGTTGGTACAATAGAAGAAGCCCTGGAAAAAGCAGAAAAGATGAAAGAGTAA
- a CDS encoding F0F1 ATP synthase subunit epsilon, with protein sequence MADTIFLEIVTPDRMLVSEEVKDICAPGIEGEFGVLPEHTPFLSILKSGLISFKTPQNEVKYLNVSWGYAEVRSDRVIILAEAAERPEEIDLDRAMSAKKRAEDRLSKGSEDIDVERAQLALARALARIDIASKYIK encoded by the coding sequence ATGGCAGATACAATTTTTCTTGAAATAGTAACACCTGACAGGATGCTTGTAAGCGAAGAGGTAAAGGATATTTGCGCTCCGGGAATAGAGGGGGAATTTGGTGTTTTGCCTGAACACACGCCATTCCTTTCAATTTTAAAATCCGGCCTTATAAGCTTTAAGACCCCGCAAAATGAAGTAAAATATTTGAATGTTAGCTGGGGCTACGCTGAGGTAAGGAGCGATAGGGTTATCATTTTAGCTGAGGCTGCTGAACGACCTGAAGAGATTGATCTTGATCGTGCAATGTCAGCGAAAAAGCGCGCTGAAGACAGACTAAGTAAGGGTTCTGAGGATATTGATGTAGAGAGAGCTCAATTGGCTCTGGCTCGTGCACTTGCAAGAATAGATATTGCCTCAAAATATATAAAGTGA
- a CDS encoding carboxypeptidase regulatory-like domain-containing protein, with protein MKIKNALILKLFFVFCLAIPSFSFAFIIGGFVYNDTNCNGVRNAGDSGIPGVTITLTPSGITTTTNSLGHYMFTGVLPGTYTITETDPAGYCSTSPNIRTVKVKGKDILLQNFGDSNQFVSPPNSSCCPQEVY; from the coding sequence ATGAAGATAAAAAATGCTTTAATATTGAAGTTATTCTTTGTTTTTTGCCTGGCTATACCATCCTTCTCTTTTGCATTTATCATAGGTGGATTTGTATATAATGACACGAATTGCAACGGTGTTCGAAATGCAGGAGACTCAGGGATCCCCGGAGTTACTATAACATTAACCCCGAGTGGGATTACAACAACAACAAACAGTTTAGGACACTACATGTTTACAGGTGTTCTACCCGGAACTTATACTATAACAGAAACTGACCCAGCAGGTTATTGCAGTACTTCACCAAATATCCGTACCGTAAAAGTAAAAGGTAAGGATATTCTGCTGCAGAATTTTGGAGACAGCAATCAGTTTGTCAGCCCTCCAAACAGCAGTTGTTGCCCACAGGAAGTGTATTAA